The following proteins are co-located in the Rhodococcus opacus B4 genome:
- a CDS encoding ABC transporter ATP-binding protein has translation MTSRTPGSAQPAVRLEGVVKTFDGVRAVDGLDLTVEPAQVVALLGPNGAGKTTTVEMCEGFVRPDSGTVRVLGLDPVVDAGAVRARIGVMLQGGGAYPGSRAGEMLDLVAAYSADPLDPDWLLRSLGLEDSRRTPYRRLSGGQQQRLSLACALVGRPELVFLDEPTAGLDAQARLLVWELIDALRRDGVSVLLTTHLMDEAEELADRLVIIDHGSIVAAGTPAEVTSRGAEGQLRLTAPAGLDTGPLARTLPDGFRVAESGPGTYLVEGPIDPKVVASVASWCADLDALISDIRVDQRSLEDVFLELTGRELRG, from the coding sequence GTGACCTCGCGAACGCCCGGATCGGCGCAACCTGCTGTACGCCTGGAAGGCGTGGTGAAGACGTTCGACGGCGTGAGGGCCGTCGACGGGCTCGATCTCACCGTCGAACCGGCACAGGTCGTGGCGTTGCTCGGTCCCAACGGCGCGGGTAAGACCACCACCGTCGAGATGTGCGAGGGTTTCGTCCGCCCGGACAGCGGCACCGTCCGCGTCCTCGGACTCGATCCCGTCGTGGATGCCGGCGCCGTCCGGGCCCGGATCGGTGTGATGCTGCAGGGCGGCGGCGCGTACCCCGGTTCCCGCGCCGGCGAGATGCTCGACCTCGTCGCCGCGTACTCCGCCGACCCCCTCGACCCCGACTGGCTGCTGCGCAGCCTCGGCCTCGAGGATTCGCGTCGCACCCCGTACCGCCGGCTGTCCGGCGGACAGCAGCAGCGCCTGTCCCTGGCGTGCGCGCTGGTGGGCCGCCCCGAACTGGTCTTCCTCGACGAGCCCACCGCCGGGCTCGACGCCCAGGCCCGCCTGCTGGTGTGGGAACTGATCGACGCGCTGCGCCGCGACGGCGTCAGCGTGCTGCTGACGACCCATCTGATGGACGAGGCCGAGGAACTCGCGGACCGGCTCGTCATCATCGACCACGGGTCGATCGTCGCCGCCGGAACGCCCGCCGAGGTCACCAGCCGCGGCGCCGAAGGCCAGTTGCGGCTCACCGCGCCCGCCGGCCTGGACACCGGGCCCCTCGCGAGAACACTCCCCGACGGATTCCGGGTGGCCGAGTCCGGACCGGGCACCTACCTCGTCGAAGGGCCGATCGACCCGAAGGTGGTGGCCTCGGTGGCGTCGTGGTGCGCCGATCTGGACGCCCTGATCAGCGACATCCGCGTCGACCAGCGCAGCCTCGAGGACGTCTTTCTCGAACTCACCGGCCGGGAACTGAGGGGATGA
- a CDS encoding COX15/CtaA family protein yields MLYRGFLSLVDRLPLPSRTVQRVIAFAVILTQGGIAVTGAVVRVTASGLGCPTWPQCFPGSFVPVGHGEVAVIHQAVEFGNRLLTFVVVVAAALIVLAVTRARRRREVLVYAWMMPLGTVVQAVIGGVTVLTGLLWWTVAVHLLASMAMVWLATVMYAKICEPDDAPAFDVIPAPLRWLTALSAVALAGVLAAGTLVTGAGPHAGDKSLDRVVPRLEVEIVTLVHLHAQLLVGYLALLVGLCFGLYAVGAARAVKVRIQVLLALVVAQALIGLVQFFTDVPAVLVAFHVAGAGLCTAATAAVWAAGRTREHVTQPDTASV; encoded by the coding sequence GTGCTGTATCGCGGGTTTCTGAGCCTGGTAGACCGTCTTCCCCTTCCGTCGCGGACCGTGCAGCGTGTCATCGCGTTCGCGGTGATCCTCACGCAGGGCGGCATCGCCGTCACCGGGGCCGTCGTCCGAGTGACGGCCTCCGGCCTCGGCTGCCCCACCTGGCCGCAGTGCTTCCCCGGCAGCTTCGTGCCGGTCGGGCACGGTGAGGTCGCCGTCATCCATCAGGCGGTCGAATTCGGCAATCGGCTGCTGACGTTCGTCGTCGTCGTGGCCGCGGCCCTGATCGTCCTTGCCGTCACCCGCGCACGCCGCCGCAGGGAGGTCCTCGTCTATGCGTGGATGATGCCTCTCGGCACCGTCGTGCAGGCCGTCATCGGCGGAGTCACCGTGCTGACCGGTCTGCTGTGGTGGACGGTCGCGGTGCACCTGCTCGCGTCGATGGCGATGGTGTGGCTGGCGACCGTGATGTACGCGAAGATCTGCGAACCCGACGACGCGCCGGCGTTCGACGTGATCCCCGCGCCGCTCCGCTGGCTCACCGCACTGTCGGCTGTTGCGCTCGCCGGGGTCCTCGCCGCCGGAACGCTGGTCACGGGCGCGGGCCCGCACGCGGGAGACAAGAGCCTCGACCGCGTGGTACCCCGCCTCGAGGTGGAAATCGTCACGCTCGTGCACCTGCATGCACAGCTGCTGGTGGGCTATCTGGCCCTGTTGGTCGGCCTGTGCTTCGGTCTGTACGCCGTCGGCGCCGCCCGGGCCGTGAAGGTGCGCATCCAGGTCCTGCTCGCGCTGGTGGTGGCGCAGGCGCTGATCGGGCTGGTCCAGTTCTTCACGGACGTGCCCGCCGTCTTGGTGGCGTTCCACGTGGCGGGAGCCGGGCTGTGCACCGCGGCCACCGCGGCGGTCTGGGCTGCGGGACGCACCCGCGAGCACGTCACGCAGCCCGACACCGCGAGCGTCTAG
- a CDS encoding HNH endonuclease has product MSQHSSRGKEWERIRQIVLANFGYQCIGLFPSICELDKHLSVDHIIAKAKGGTDDIENLQVLCRRCNSKKQDKQQSVQKSWFSKKYFPDGPIRRPGY; this is encoded by the coding sequence GTGTCTCAGCACAGTTCGCGCGGTAAAGAATGGGAGCGCATCAGACAAATAGTATTAGCCAACTTCGGTTATCAGTGCATCGGATTGTTTCCCTCTATTTGCGAGTTAGACAAACACCTTAGCGTTGACCACATCATTGCTAAGGCCAAGGGTGGAACCGATGACATAGAGAACCTACAGGTCTTGTGTCGTAGGTGTAATAGTAAGAAGCAGGACAAGCAGCAGTCAGTACAGAAGTCATGGTTCTCTAAGAAGTACTTCCCAGACGGCCCAATTAGAAGGCCAGGGTACTAG
- a CDS encoding phage portal protein, which translates to MSKWNDFWFGAPVEQVRNEVETRSTPDGEPSPAILPPSREAVGINPKEASRIGTVYRSVNIISTMISQMPLEVYRGEKKINTPLVIQNPIEGESQRSFVQQVVWSLALWGNAYVRTFGDPVSSVEVLDPDSVTVTKDPDTGKTTYYVGNKVVPAGRIRHLKLDRMPGQLKGIGPLTGMGGELKAAYLLDKFQQTWFDTTGTPRGILSTTQTPNATQSAQIVEAWNNFLKGSSGQAVLPFGMTYEAFSAKPMEVQYIDVAEANIRNIARIFGIPAANLLSAIQGTSMTYTNYIESNIQFYQNTLSNYMNEIEQFLSSLLPRNQRVEFNEEQLLRMSPEKLWAVKKTQYDVGYYDGAEQRKQEGLPALPKKEAAKPAVVEDSKANSDKEVSDNGNGD; encoded by the coding sequence ATGAGTAAATGGAACGATTTCTGGTTTGGAGCACCAGTAGAACAGGTTAGAAATGAAGTAGAAACTAGGTCAACACCTGATGGTGAACCCAGTCCTGCCATTCTTCCACCTTCAAGAGAAGCCGTAGGAATTAACCCTAAAGAGGCTTCAAGAATCGGTACTGTGTACCGCTCTGTCAACATCATCAGCACCATGATTTCTCAAATGCCTCTAGAGGTCTACAGAGGCGAAAAGAAAATCAACACCCCATTGGTTATTCAGAACCCAATCGAAGGCGAGAGCCAACGATCATTCGTTCAGCAAGTCGTCTGGTCACTTGCACTTTGGGGCAATGCTTACGTCAGAACCTTCGGAGACCCTGTGTCATCAGTCGAGGTCCTGGACCCCGATAGCGTCACAGTGACGAAAGACCCCGATACCGGGAAGACCACCTACTACGTTGGTAACAAGGTCGTTCCGGCTGGCCGTATAAGACACCTCAAGTTGGACCGTATGCCGGGGCAACTCAAAGGTATTGGTCCACTCACGGGTATGGGTGGTGAACTCAAGGCTGCATACCTTCTAGACAAGTTCCAGCAGACATGGTTTGACACCACAGGAACACCTAGAGGAATCCTCTCTACGACTCAGACACCGAACGCTACTCAGTCTGCTCAAATCGTAGAGGCATGGAACAACTTCCTTAAGGGGAGTTCAGGACAGGCAGTTCTGCCCTTCGGTATGACTTATGAAGCCTTCTCTGCAAAGCCAATGGAAGTTCAGTACATCGACGTAGCAGAAGCCAACATTCGCAACATTGCTCGTATTTTCGGTATCCCTGCTGCCAACTTGTTGTCAGCAATTCAGGGAACGTCAATGACGTACACCAACTACATCGAATCAAACATTCAGTTCTACCAGAACACCCTGTCGAACTACATGAATGAAATCGAGCAGTTCCTCTCTAGTCTGCTTCCACGCAATCAGAGAGTTGAATTCAATGAGGAGCAACTACTACGTATGTCTCCTGAGAAACTTTGGGCAGTAAAAAAGACTCAGTACGACGTAGGTTACTACGACGGTGCGGAGCAGCGTAAGCAGGAAGGCTTACCAGCACTGCCTAAGAAAGAAGCCGCTAAGCCTGCGGTAGTCGAAGACTCAAAGGCTAATTCTGATAAGGAAGTATCCGACAATGGAAATGGAGACTAG
- a CDS encoding ABC transporter permease: protein MTMSTSDRLTENRFAPGTFTPDPRPSGAAVMLRAQTALELKLLLRNGEQLLLTMFIPITLLIGLCLLPIGDLGTSRVDKVVPAVMMVAVMSTAFTGQAIAVGFDRRYGALKRLGATPLPTWGIIAGKSAAVVIVVALQSVLLGAIGLALGWRPSAWGLLLGAVIIALGTVTFAAMGLLLGGTLRADIVLALANILWFVMVGVGSVVFATGELPWLLHTGARLIPSGALAHALDAALSGSVDLLSVVVLAVWGAAAGALAARTFRFT, encoded by the coding sequence ATGACGATGAGCACCAGTGACCGTCTGACGGAGAATCGGTTCGCCCCCGGCACGTTCACCCCCGACCCCCGCCCGAGCGGCGCGGCGGTCATGCTGCGGGCGCAGACCGCGCTCGAGCTGAAACTGCTCCTGCGCAACGGCGAACAGCTGCTGCTGACGATGTTCATCCCGATCACGCTGCTGATCGGGCTGTGCCTGCTGCCCATCGGCGACCTCGGCACGTCGCGGGTCGACAAGGTGGTGCCCGCCGTGATGATGGTGGCGGTGATGTCCACCGCGTTCACCGGGCAGGCGATCGCGGTCGGTTTCGACCGCCGGTACGGCGCCCTCAAACGGCTCGGCGCGACTCCCCTGCCGACGTGGGGAATCATCGCCGGGAAGAGCGCCGCCGTGGTCATCGTCGTCGCCCTGCAATCCGTCCTCCTCGGTGCGATCGGACTGGCACTCGGCTGGCGTCCCAGTGCGTGGGGACTCCTCCTCGGCGCGGTGATCATCGCCCTGGGTACCGTGACGTTCGCGGCGATGGGCCTGCTGCTCGGCGGCACCCTCCGCGCCGACATCGTCCTCGCCCTCGCCAACATCCTGTGGTTCGTGATGGTCGGCGTCGGCAGTGTGGTGTTCGCCACCGGCGAACTCCCCTGGCTCCTGCACACCGGGGCCCGGCTGATTCCGTCCGGAGCGCTCGCGCACGCCCTCGACGCCGCCCTGTCGGGATCGGTGGATCTGCTCAGCGTCGTGGTCCTCGCCGTCTGGGGGGCGGCCGCGGGGGCCCTGGCGGCGAGGACGTTCCGATTCACGTGA
- a CDS encoding terminase large subunit domain-containing protein: MSNEDRVQKYGKPQYFDGTEPYCPLEWTPPLSPDAPSDGPRARALACKLFKQENGKYLELDDYQIRLIDSILELYPDDYEVEHLRGCLRYRQAIVSIPRRNGKSTLASVLVTYSMLLSVAPNIGVLASTKEQAKEVFDNTKYNFENNEALKKRFKTTNSKGLESRRTDKPAHFKIHAGNGDGLQGITFVGNVPVVVDELHITKTEAYDAAVKGASTCLSAVVIGITTAGTEDSELLKRLYKTGQAAIAGGEDANPRFGFWHWTVAEGTELFDREALLRANPASQTNPPRIDIDQEILEGKANPAGDYAEFRRYRRNEFIHSEDIWLSLDVWAKANGKGIPEHYTGNVVYSIDKTQGWEWATVTAAAKIDDVVYTEMVCRIYQPNLEYLEQVCMYLYSNQRAELFVVNGMALRDLAINLREQHNLPAEYITEAQMVSATSTATSLIGTGRMIHADEPLMKRQLPNTVMKNSGEGVKISITHSTGEIDAVRSMVMAVYQAERMEMQDFKLIVL; encoded by the coding sequence TTGTCTAACGAAGACAGAGTTCAGAAGTACGGAAAGCCGCAGTACTTCGACGGAACAGAACCTTATTGTCCTCTCGAATGGACACCACCTTTAAGTCCTGATGCTCCCTCTGATGGTCCTAGAGCACGTGCTCTTGCTTGCAAACTGTTTAAGCAGGAGAACGGCAAGTACCTAGAACTAGACGATTACCAAATCAGGCTAATTGACTCGATTCTTGAGTTATACCCTGATGACTACGAGGTAGAACACCTTCGTGGATGCCTTCGCTATCGTCAGGCGATTGTAAGTATCCCTAGACGTAACGGTAAGTCAACGCTTGCCTCTGTTCTAGTTACGTACTCCATGTTGCTCTCAGTGGCACCAAACATTGGTGTTCTTGCGTCTACCAAAGAGCAGGCGAAAGAAGTATTCGACAACACCAAGTACAACTTCGAGAACAACGAAGCGCTTAAGAAGCGTTTCAAGACCACCAACAGCAAAGGTCTTGAGTCTCGTAGGACTGACAAGCCTGCTCACTTCAAAATCCATGCCGGTAATGGTGATGGTCTACAGGGTATTACCTTCGTGGGCAACGTCCCCGTGGTCGTAGACGAACTACACATCACGAAGACCGAAGCCTATGACGCTGCTGTGAAGGGTGCCTCTACGTGTCTCTCAGCGGTAGTCATCGGTATCACTACAGCCGGTACGGAGGACTCAGAGCTTCTTAAGCGCCTCTACAAGACTGGTCAGGCTGCAATCGCCGGGGGAGAGGATGCCAACCCACGATTTGGCTTCTGGCACTGGACAGTTGCAGAGGGAACTGAGTTGTTCGACCGAGAGGCACTGCTCAGGGCTAACCCTGCTTCTCAGACCAACCCACCACGTATCGACATTGACCAGGAAATCCTGGAAGGCAAGGCGAACCCTGCCGGTGACTATGCAGAGTTCAGACGCTACCGACGTAATGAGTTCATCCACTCAGAAGACATTTGGTTGTCTCTCGATGTATGGGCTAAGGCCAACGGTAAGGGTATTCCTGAGCACTACACAGGCAATGTTGTGTACTCAATCGATAAGACTCAGGGTTGGGAATGGGCAACAGTCACAGCAGCAGCAAAAATTGATGATGTGGTCTACACCGAAATGGTGTGTCGTATTTACCAGCCAAACCTGGAATACCTAGAGCAAGTCTGCATGTACTTGTATTCAAATCAGAGAGCAGAACTGTTCGTAGTTAATGGTATGGCACTACGTGACTTGGCTATAAACCTAAGAGAGCAGCACAACCTACCAGCCGAATACATTACAGAGGCTCAAATGGTTTCTGCTACCTCTACAGCAACCTCTCTGATTGGCACAGGGCGAATGATTCATGCCGATGAACCACTAATGAAGAGGCAGTTACCTAATACAGTTATGAAAAATTCAGGAGAAGGAGTAAAAATCAGCATTACACATTCAACGGGTGAAATCGATGCAGTTAGAAGTATGGTCATGGCTGTTTATCAGGCAGAGCGTATGGAAATGCAAGACTTCAAACTAATTGTTTTATAA
- a CDS encoding HK97 family phage prohead protease translates to MEMETREYDFEARMSDVEMRQVTGLAVPYGQTIDLGGFQERVERGAFDTTKSVPLLWGHDHRDIPIGRVTAMRDTEHGLEIDAVLNDTDKGENVYRALKAGDVSKFSIGFIPTKSRKEGDVIVREKATLKEVSVVNFPAYTKASVTSVREADNKNNKENKMEDNFDYSAEIGEVRSELAELGRKFDKVTERDEQDTVQFRSAGEWMKALFKGDTEARDFATSVDADITRPAWINDGLKLVEKQRIVKGLFSQAPLPQSGNTYEYPYVKTQTGTVGVQANEGDNLAYLKLDIDTANAAVKTYGGYSSISRQAIERSDVAYLEAVLRFQTIAYANATEAAVQAALLATSATANEVVIDQTSTDAEVWIGAVLDAKAEIDDNSKLGLSADFIVISRDVHKKLATITDLSGRPVFAVNGDGQNTFGSLPLNGKLAGVIDGTPVVVGKNLAAGTVVVAASQALVSRESAGAPFRLTDENIVNLTKDYSVYGYFGVDVPDVKGITFIKDDGVS, encoded by the coding sequence ATGGAAATGGAGACTAGAGAGTACGACTTTGAAGCACGTATGTCTGACGTAGAAATGCGTCAGGTTACTGGCTTAGCCGTACCCTACGGGCAGACCATTGACCTTGGAGGTTTCCAGGAACGTGTTGAAAGAGGCGCATTCGATACAACGAAGTCTGTGCCTCTCCTATGGGGACACGATCATAGAGACATTCCTATTGGTCGAGTCACAGCAATGCGTGACACAGAACATGGTCTAGAAATCGATGCTGTACTAAACGATACAGACAAAGGTGAAAACGTCTACCGCGCACTCAAGGCCGGCGACGTATCAAAGTTTTCCATCGGCTTTATTCCGACCAAGAGTCGTAAAGAAGGCGATGTGATCGTAAGAGAGAAAGCAACATTGAAAGAAGTTTCAGTTGTCAATTTCCCTGCTTACACAAAGGCAAGTGTTACTTCGGTACGCGAAGCCGATAATAAAAATAATAAGGAGAATAAAATGGAAGACAATTTTGATTATTCTGCTGAAATCGGTGAAGTTCGTAGTGAGCTTGCTGAACTAGGCAGAAAGTTTGACAAGGTTACAGAGCGTGACGAGCAGGACACTGTTCAGTTCCGTTCAGCAGGTGAATGGATGAAGGCACTATTCAAGGGAGACACCGAAGCACGTGACTTCGCAACTTCTGTAGACGCTGACATTACTCGCCCAGCTTGGATCAACGATGGTCTAAAGCTAGTTGAAAAGCAGCGCATCGTTAAGGGTCTATTCTCACAGGCTCCGCTACCTCAGAGTGGCAACACCTACGAATACCCATACGTAAAGACACAGACAGGAACAGTTGGAGTTCAGGCCAACGAAGGTGACAACCTTGCCTACCTAAAGTTGGACATTGATACTGCCAACGCTGCTGTGAAGACATACGGTGGATACTCAAGCATCAGCCGTCAGGCTATTGAGCGTTCAGACGTTGCCTACCTAGAAGCAGTTCTACGCTTCCAGACAATTGCATACGCAAACGCAACAGAGGCAGCAGTTCAGGCTGCACTTCTAGCCACTTCTGCTACTGCAAACGAGGTAGTTATCGATCAGACTTCTACTGATGCAGAGGTATGGATCGGTGCTGTTCTAGACGCGAAGGCAGAAATCGATGACAACTCTAAGCTTGGACTAAGCGCAGACTTCATCGTAATCAGCCGCGACGTTCACAAGAAACTAGCGACAATCACTGACCTATCAGGTCGCCCTGTATTCGCAGTGAATGGTGATGGACAGAATACATTCGGTTCACTTCCTCTAAATGGAAAGCTAGCCGGTGTAATCGACGGCACTCCTGTAGTAGTTGGAAAGAACCTTGCAGCAGGCACCGTTGTTGTTGCCGCAAGCCAGGCTCTAGTTTCCCGTGAATCAGCAGGTGCTCCATTCCGTCTAACTGATGAGAACATTGTCAACTTGACAAAGGACTACTCAGTTTACGGTTACTTCGGTGTAGACGTACCTGACGTAAAGGGTATTACCTTCATCAAGGATGACGGAGTGTCCTAA
- a CDS encoding site-specific integrase gives MPTTTVLDVAQANLANKQVKASTVYYYMSTLRSLDLMDTPIELCTPAFLHNRLQTVINPATRNKHAIALRSMLGVPLKVTSSPQRVYDLAALDVIHTTLNESRYRMYGFSMLYAGLRLGEASVKQRIKGNVLLVDRQRIPNGTITTAKSAGPVHVPAWFAQEYVDWEPSITRNNIYLGLQRTGKRASIHLSPHSLRHKFASELVKAGCPPNILKNQMRHHDVQVSLKYYVQHTSEDYSEVVHRAFGLT, from the coding sequence GTGCCTACTACCACTGTTCTCGATGTTGCACAGGCGAACCTTGCAAACAAGCAGGTCAAAGCATCCACCGTCTACTACTACATGAGCACTCTGCGGTCCTTGGACCTGATGGACACACCGATAGAACTCTGCACCCCTGCCTTCCTCCACAACCGTCTACAGACGGTGATCAATCCTGCCACCAGGAATAAACATGCCATAGCCCTACGTTCCATGTTAGGTGTGCCACTCAAGGTGACCAGCAGTCCTCAGAGGGTCTATGACCTTGCTGCACTCGATGTGATCCACACCACGTTGAATGAAAGCAGGTACAGGATGTACGGGTTCTCGATGCTCTACGCAGGTCTGAGGTTGGGGGAGGCGTCTGTGAAGCAACGCATCAAGGGCAACGTTCTGCTGGTGGACCGGCAACGCATACCGAACGGCACGATCACCACAGCCAAGTCTGCTGGTCCTGTGCATGTCCCTGCTTGGTTCGCTCAGGAGTATGTGGACTGGGAGCCTTCTATCACGAGGAACAACATTTACCTGGGGCTCCAAAGGACAGGGAAGCGTGCTTCTATACACCTGAGTCCACATTCCTTAAGGCACAAGTTCGCTTCTGAACTGGTGAAGGCAGGGTGTCCTCCAAACATACTGAAAAACCAAATGAGGCATCACGACGTGCAGGTGTCCCTCAAGTACTATGTACAGCACACCTCGGAGGACTACTCGGAGGTGGTACACAGGGCCTTCGGTCTGACCTAG
- a CDS encoding phage tail protein, which yields MAGLGIAMAGMAAAGVAAGAVASAAAAGMTAAIGGALIYFAAKNQEVKDSFTSLKDHVTQSMTDLTGPLVEPLKQFALQARGAFDALAPSISNIVGLLGPMITQIGDKLTPLAQKLGPMLESAFRAGQGPLLAFIDGLGPVTDGMKGFFDAVNRPEVLAFVTTLMTTIGQLLPIIGELLVSLTPIGTAVLPLLVTAFQAVSDVITGTLVPAFTTIGTFLGEHPGLVQGLVAAFVGLKVAMIAAQLAIVLYNGVAVAVRVATIAWTAVQWLLNASMYGFPLVWIIAAIVAVIAIVWLLISNWDTVKAFLLACWEAIKSAAITVWNAILNFLQATWNTIKSVVMGAINFVVNWISNGWSMVFSTATSVWNSIVNFLQNAWNNIRNAVTNGVNEVRNIVTNTFNNILSFIGGLAGRFYTIGVQMIQGLINGVRAMASNIASAARSVVEGAINAAKSALSIGSPSKLFRQFGIWTGEGYVLGIKDEAKAVEKAGASIGIAAQKGFESKPFFSAGLTIGEQVAEGIKKASSSVASAASGLSGIATARLGGWEGRLEFDAAVTGRGGAGSTITLNVQSGISSPEETGRAVVTAIQDFERVNGSRWRE from the coding sequence ATGGCTGGACTTGGCATTGCTATGGCAGGTATGGCTGCTGCCGGTGTAGCGGCTGGTGCTGTTGCCTCTGCTGCTGCTGCCGGTATGACAGCGGCAATCGGTGGAGCACTGATTTACTTTGCAGCCAAGAACCAAGAGGTCAAAGACTCCTTCACGAGTCTGAAAGACCATGTGACACAGTCAATGACGGACCTAACGGGTCCTCTGGTAGAGCCTCTGAAACAGTTCGCATTGCAGGCCAGGGGAGCCTTCGACGCTCTAGCACCAAGCATCAGCAACATCGTCGGTTTGCTCGGTCCCATGATCACCCAAATTGGTGACAAGTTGACCCCTCTCGCGCAGAAGTTGGGACCAATGTTGGAGTCAGCATTCCGTGCTGGTCAGGGGCCACTTCTAGCGTTCATCGATGGTCTTGGTCCTGTCACTGACGGCATGAAGGGATTCTTCGATGCAGTGAACAGACCTGAGGTATTAGCGTTCGTCACTACGTTGATGACAACCATCGGTCAGTTGCTACCCATCATTGGTGAATTGCTTGTCTCACTGACACCCATCGGTACTGCGGTACTACCTCTGCTAGTGACGGCATTTCAGGCTGTATCGGACGTAATTACCGGAACCCTAGTTCCTGCCTTCACAACCATCGGAACGTTCTTAGGAGAGCATCCAGGGCTAGTTCAGGGTCTAGTGGCGGCGTTCGTGGGTCTCAAGGTGGCAATGATCGCTGCTCAACTAGCAATCGTTCTCTACAACGGTGTAGCCGTAGCGGTACGTGTGGCAACAATCGCATGGACAGCTGTGCAGTGGCTACTCAACGCATCGATGTACGGATTTCCTCTGGTATGGATCATTGCTGCAATCGTCGCGGTAATCGCTATCGTCTGGCTTCTGATTTCCAACTGGGACACAGTGAAGGCATTCTTACTTGCCTGCTGGGAAGCAATCAAGTCAGCCGCTATCACCGTATGGAATGCAATTCTGAACTTTCTACAGGCAACATGGAACACCATCAAGTCTGTAGTCATGGGCGCTATCAACTTCGTGGTGAACTGGATCAGCAACGGTTGGTCAATGGTATTCAGCACTGCAACTAGCGTCTGGAATTCCATCGTGAACTTCCTACAGAACGCTTGGAATAACATTCGTAATGCCGTGACAAACGGTGTCAATGAAGTTCGAAACATCGTGACAAACACGTTCAACAACATCCTGAGTTTTATCGGTGGACTAGCCGGAAGGTTCTACACCATCGGTGTTCAAATGATTCAGGGTCTGATCAACGGTGTAAGGGCTATGGCATCGAACATTGCCTCTGCTGCTCGATCAGTTGTGGAGGGTGCTATCAATGCAGCCAAGTCAGCACTGAGCATTGGATCACCTTCTAAGTTGTTCCGTCAGTTCGGTATTTGGACAGGTGAAGGTTACGTACTTGGTATCAAGGATGAAGCAAAGGCTGTAGAAAAAGCCGGTGCGTCAATAGGTATCGCTGCTCAGAAGGGATTCGAGAGCAAGCCATTCTTCTCTGCCGGACTAACTATTGGTGAACAGGTAGCAGAAGGAATCAAAAAGGCAAGTTCAAGTGTTGCCTCTGCTGCTTCTGGTCTATCAGGAATTGCTACGGCAAGACTTGGTGGTTGGGAAGGAAGACTTGAATTCGATGCTGCTGTGACTGGCAGAGGTGGAGCAGGAAGCACCATCACCCTAAACGTTCAATCGGGCATCAGTTCTCCTGAGGAAACAGGTAGAGCAGTAGTCACGGCTATTCAGGATTTTGAAAGAGTTAATGGATCAAGGTGGAGAGAATGA